From Caldicellulosiruptoraceae bacterium PP1:
TTTGATAAAATAAATCTTTTGCCTCAGTATCAACCAAAATAGGAGCATCACAGAAGTTGCCTACGTGATTAGGCCCTCCTTGCATATCTAATACAATGTTCCAGTCAATAAACCCAATTGTGTAATTATTGAGATCTCCAATAATATCATGTGCATATCTTTCTCCTAATGCCCATGAACCTGGTTTTGCTCCACCTTCTTGACATCCTTCAGTAAATAATAGATTTACATTTGGGAATTCTTCTTTTATTCTTGTAAGGTCTTCAAAATGGTCTCCACCATACCAGTGAAATGCTACACCTTCAACATATTTTGCTGCCTCTTTATCAGAAAGTATTGTTTTGGCTCTTTCATAAACTAAATCTCTATTGTGATCCCATACATATATTTTTATATCACCTAAACCGTTTTCATGTAATGTAGGGCCTAAGTAATTTTTTACAAAATCTCTTTCTTCTTCAGCAGTATAGATACATGACTCCCAAACTTGGACTGCCATAGGTTCATTTTGAACTGTTACTGCCCATACATCTATACCCTGTTCTTTATATGCCTTTATAAACTTACAAATAAACTCAGCCCAAGTTTTTTGATATTCTTCTTTTAGTTTTCCACCATGTGCCATTTCGCCATTTGTTTTCATCCAAGCAGGTGGTGACCAAGGAGATGCCAATATATGAAGCTTATTGTTATAAGATAAAGCCTTCTTTACATAAGGAATAATATTTTTTATATCTCTATCAATATTAAAATGCTTTAACTCAACATCTCCTTCAACATCATCACAGCTATATGAACTTACTGAAAAATCACAGCTATTGATGTGAATACGTGTAAGGTTATAACCTATACCATGCTCTCTATCAAAATACTTCTTAAATATTTCATCTTGCTTTTCTTCTGGTAGTAGTGAGATATTGTAGCAAGCTGCTTCAGTTAATGCTCCTCCAAAGCCAATTATTTCTTGATATCTTTTATTGGTATCTACTATTATTTTTGTTGAGTTACTATTCTTAGTATGTTTGTTATCTAATGAACCTTTGAATGTAAGCCTATCATTTGAATTTTTTGATGTTAGATAATAATTTAGTTTTGTAGTAGTCATTTGCTATTCTCCTTTCTTTATTTGGTGCCAGGAAGAACCGTCCCCATTGGCATAATTTTTTATTCACCAGTGATACCTGATTTTTCAATGCTCTCAACAAACTGTTTTTGTAAAACAAGATACATTATTAATAAAGGAAGTATAGTAATAAATGTACCTGCCATTCGTATACCTTCATTAATCCTATTTTCAGTGCTTCCATCCTCTGTAGGATACATGCTTTGATATTGACTTACAAAGTCTCTTAGCTTTAATGGTAGAGTTCTAATCTTATCTCCAAAGAATAAACCAGAGATATATGTTTCATTCCAATACCAAACAAAAGAAAATATAAAGGCAACAACAATAGCTGGCACTGCAGTTGGTAGTGCTATTCTGAAGAAAATCTGGAGACTTCCTGCTCCATCAATTTCTGCTGCTTCATCAAAAGCTTTAGGCATCATTTTGAAGAAATTGTAAAACATCAATACAAAAATAGAGCTTTTAATACCTTGTCCTGCAATTGCAGGAAGAAAAGATGCAAGCGGTGTTCCTACAATTTTAAGCCTATCAAAAAGCATATATTTAGGTATTACTGTTACCTGTGCTGGTATCAAAAATGTTGCGACAACCAAAAATAACCATAATTTTTTAAGCGGGAATTCAAATCTTGCAAGTCCATATCCTACAAGTGCTGTAGCAACTGTTTGTAAAATAGCAGGCAGCCCAGCCATAAAAATACTCTGAAATAAAGCTTTATTTGCATCTAATACTTTCCAAGCAATTTCATAATTATCAAGGTAAATTGATCTTGGAATCCATGAAACAATAGGACTTACAAGGTCATCAATACTCATTAAACTTGATGAAATCATAAAAAATAATGGATATAGATATGCATACCCAATTCCTATGAGCAATGCATAAATTATAGTTTTTGAAAGAATATTTACATAATGTTTTCTAGTGTAGGCAATTGTTTTTTCTAAGTTTACATTTTTCATCTATTTAATGTCCTCCTTGGCTCTCTTTCTCTTAAAAGAAAGAATGTAACCCCTATTATAGCTAAAACAGCTATAAAGTATATCCATGAAAGTGATGCCGAATAGCTATAAACCTTATCAATATCAAACATATGATTAGTTATACTTGTATTAATTACATTATTAGGGAAAGATGCTAAATCTACAATTGTATATACTGCATTAACTAAGATAAATGGTTTTATTATTGGGAGAGTAATCTTCCAAAATGTAACCCAACTATTTGCTCCATCTATACTTGCTGCCTCATATATATCATTGCTTATTTTTTGTAGACCCGCTAAGAAAAATAATATTTGAACACCTGAAAACCATAATATAAGTACTAAGTTATCAAAGATATATAAAAAAGGAGTATTAATACTTTTTGGCAATGTCGCAATAAATTTGTATATAAAATATCTGCTTGGATCTACTATCTTTGAAGCATTATTGCTCATAAGTTCTGATACAACAGGTCCACTTATTATTATTACAGGTAAAAAGAAAATGGCTCTAAAGATACCTCTTGCTTTGAAGTTTTTATTTAAAATAATTGAAATAATTAATGAAAAAATCACTACAAGAGGTACTGATAGTACTATATTTATAATGCTACTTGTAAAATTAAGTGGAAATTCTGTATCAACTTGAAAAGCGTATTTATAATACTGAAGACCTACAAATTTAGTTTGAATTCCATCAATATTAAAGTTTATATTATTAAGACTTAAATATATAGAAAATACAAATGGAAATACTGTAAATACTAAAAAACCTATAATCCAGGGTAGTATAAACAAATAACCCCAAAAAATATTACGACCTGCTATTGTTAACTTTCCATTATTAAAATATTTCTTTCTTTTCATTGTTTATCTACTCCTTCTTTTACAAGTCGCCAACCTTTTGCAGGGACAATTAAGTTTTTATATTTAAATGCTTTTTGAGTATAATTAACTATAATTGAATAGCCGTTCTTGTAGTCTACCTTCACAATTCCTTGCTCTAATACATTTCTGTCTACAATTTCTTGATTTTTTACAGGTTTTAAAGCCTTATTTATTTCATTGTATGTTTCTACAATTTGGTTATACCAATTTGAAAACTTTGTAGAATAAATCTCATTAAGTGCTGTATCTTTAAGTTCAAAATTATCAATTCCAGATACTATAAATGATGGGTATGCCCCATATTCAATTGCTTTTAAAATATCCTCCCTCGCATAAAAACTTAAATTGATGTATGGTGTAAAATAGTCAATATATCCTTTTAATGTTAATTGAAGAAATGGTACAGTGTCTGTCTCAAAAAGATATTGACTGTTAACCATAGGAGCATCAAAAATTTTATCTGTATATTTCCACACATACTCATTAGCTTTGTACATAGCTATATTATTTAAAGTTTTTTTAGCTTTCGAGAGAGTTGCTGTAAGTAACTCAACAGCTTTATTTCTTGTTATTTCAAATCCTCTTTTATTTTCACTATACAATCTATATCCATAGTCTTTTAATGCAATGTTCATAATTGAATCTTTTTTATAGAGTGCTAACCTGTCTGACAAATACTTTGAAACAAGTCCAATATTCATAAAATAGGTTCTATAAAACCATAGGTTTTTATTGTCCCTTTCTTCATAGATTAATGCTTGAGATAGATTTATTCCGCCTTCTTTTTTTAGGTTAATTTGCTTCTCATTCAAAGTAACAAAATTTTCAGTAAAGAATAAATTACCACCTATCATAGATAACTGTCTTTGCAATTCAAGTAGATCTTCTTTGGTACCTATCTTCTTTTCAAAACTATAATTTGATGGCTGTTGCCCATTTATTCCTCCACTTTGCCAACCTAATAAGGACATATCAATATTTTTTATGCCTTTTTTATTTAGTGAATTCACTATGTTTTTCATTTCTTTTGTTGTTGTAATTGGAATTACTGAATCAAAAATAAAACCTTTCTTGATATCCGCAGCTATTGTTTCTATATGGATTGGAATATCAGAATTATTATCTTTCTTTTTATTAAGCACACCTTTATCAATTAAAATCTTCCTATATAATTTTGACATTCCAACGTAATTAGCATCATTACCAGTTAGGAAATAATAGGTAATTTGAGCATCAAATTTATTTCTGTTTTTTTGGGCAACTTGAATACCAGAACCGCTTTTACTTGTTGGTTGCATGTATTTTTGCCTATATATAAACTTATTTGAAACCCAATTGTAGTTAGTCATAAGTCCACTTGGATAAGCAACAATTGAACTATATTCAGCACCACTTTGTATATATGCGAAAACACCATGGTTATTTGCACCATGAACAACGCCAAATACAGGCATAACAACATTGGGTTCTTCTACGATAAAGTCGTTAGGTCTGTTGGATTTTAAGTCATTTACTGCGAAAAGATTATCTATGCCATAATCCTTTCCATATATTCTTTTTTCAAAGTTTGTAAGATAATGGGCTGGTTTTGAAAATCTTATTAAGGCTCCACAACCATCAGGTACAAACATATATCCCTCAATTTCTTCCATTCTTGTTGATCCTAAAAAAGGAAAGAAATAGATAGATGCTAATTTGTATTCATCACCTTCTTTTATGTGGCTGTTTAAAACTTTAAATGTAATTGAGTTATTATTAAGTGACATTTCAAAATCAAGCTGTATATCTTGACTTTTAAAATTTACATGATATATAAGTTTATTCTTTTCGATTTTATATTCTTTGTCTACGCTTCTTGGGGCAATACTTTTGGTTTTTAATAAACCATTATAATCAAAGTATTCAATTGTGAGAAGAGAATTGCCCACACCTGCCCATGTGGTATTCATATCTTCTGGTTTCTCTTCTTTTAAACCACCCCATATATATCCAGACCTTTTATCAACAATTCGTATAGAAGCATTATCTTCCTTATGCCACACCTCAAGCACATTGTTTTCTAAAATCTTTTTATATCCTTTTAAATCCAGCCTATTCTTTATATTTACCTTTTTATCTTGCTGGGTATATCTATTTGATATAAAGTTTTCAAAACCAATATTTTTCGCTGAAATATTGGCAAATATAGAGTACTGAAAAATAGTTGAAAACAATGATATTAATAATATTAAAGAAATTACTTTCTTTTTAGTAAACACGATAAATCACCTCTTTGAATATGCTGTAGACAAAACCGATAACTTGATCCCACAGCATATATATAATGGAACCTGTTATAACAATTACAACAATCCAGAATAACGATAATAATATTGTTTTTATTGTGTTTCTTATGTTGTAATCGTGAATCTCTTTTGTTGCTATAAACATTATTATCCCGCTCCATACAACAAAAATCTGGCTTGAAAAATTGATAATAAATTGTTCATTTATAGTCAATACATAAGTTAATAAAACAACAAATGGCTGAAATAGAATATATGGAGCAAGTGAATAAGCAGTAGATATATAAATATGCTTTAACTTACCTTCGCCATCATTAATTGAACTTACAAGATAATTTGAAAATACCCACAAAGTAAGTGGTAATGTTGTAAGTATTAAAATATATGATGGTGTTTTTTGCTTTATATCGCTGCTAAATATAAAACCTCTAAAAGCATAATCTAACGCAAACACAATAATAAATAAAATATAAATTATACTTGCTGAAATAATTGATGTTTTTTCACCTTTTTTTATGTAGTAAAAACTATCAATAGGATGCTTAATAAGATTTTTTAAGTATAAAAGATCATCAATTACCTTTGCTTTCTTCAATCTTTCTCTAAGTACAAATTTTCTTTTTATTACGCCTTTAAACAATAAAATCTTATAAATCTTTATTAGTAAGTAAAGGCATATTAATACCAAAACAATAACTAACATATTTCTCTGTAAGAAATTATTTCTAAGTTCCCAGTATGCTTCTGAATATTCTTTTCTATTACCAGCAATTTTGAAATGGAATGCTGCTAATTCATAGTTCCCTTCTTGAAAATAAGCTTTACCAAGACCATTATGTGCTACCTTAGATACGCTATTTAGCCTCAATACTTCTTCCCATAATTTTTTGCTTTCTTTATATTTCCCTTGTAAAAATAGGCTTAAAGCTGAGTGTATCAAGTTAGCATACTGTGTCGGATAATAAACATGAACTATTCCTCTTTCTTTGTCAAGTACAAAGACATTATCATTTTCATCTACTGCAATTCCTGATGCAACAGTTATAAGCCCATTTCTCTCTGTTGCAATAGCTCTCCCTCCAAAAGAGAAAAGCAAAGAACCATTTTCATCATATTCATAAATTAGTCCAGTCTCTGTAATGGTATATATCTGCCCATATCTTCCTACATCAATATCAACAAAATTTTCTTCATCGGCCATTTCATTTGATTTTGATAAATAAAGTATATTATTGCCTAATGTATTATGCTTTTTTACACTATTCCCTTTTTCTTGCTGAGTAATTGTATAAATCAATCCTTTTTTATCAATTGTAATATTATAATATGGTCTTGGAATACGATAAAAAAGTTGGCTTTTCTGCTGTTCTGTAAAAAATAAATCCTGTAATACTTGAATAAATGATATAGCTACTTTGTTTGCACCAAAATATCCTAAAAATTCTCCAGTTCTATTTAACTGAATAATTCCATCAAATGAACCTTCACTTACAATATAAATATTACCTCTTTTATCAGATGCCACTTTCCTTGGTTTAAAGCTATTATACTTACCAAATAGTATTGATTCAGGTCTTTTGAACTCAT
This genomic window contains:
- a CDS encoding carbohydrate ABC transporter permease — its product is MKNVNLEKTIAYTRKHYVNILSKTIIYALLIGIGYAYLYPLFFMISSSLMSIDDLVSPIVSWIPRSIYLDNYEIAWKVLDANKALFQSIFMAGLPAILQTVATALVGYGLARFEFPLKKLWLFLVVATFLIPAQVTVIPKYMLFDRLKIVGTPLASFLPAIAGQGIKSSIFVLMFYNFFKMMPKAFDEAAEIDGAGSLQIFFRIALPTAVPAIVVAFIFSFVWYWNETYISGLFFGDKIRTLPLKLRDFVSQYQSMYPTEDGSTENRINEGIRMAGTFITILPLLIMYLVLQKQFVESIEKSGITGE
- a CDS encoding DUF5696 domain-containing protein, which gives rise to MFTKKKVISLILLISLFSTIFQYSIFANISAKNIGFENFISNRYTQQDKKVNIKNRLDLKGYKKILENNVLEVWHKEDNASIRIVDKRSGYIWGGLKEEKPEDMNTTWAGVGNSLLTIEYFDYNGLLKTKSIAPRSVDKEYKIEKNKLIYHVNFKSQDIQLDFEMSLNNNSITFKVLNSHIKEGDEYKLASIYFFPFLGSTRMEEIEGYMFVPDGCGALIRFSKPAHYLTNFEKRIYGKDYGIDNLFAVNDLKSNRPNDFIVEEPNVVMPVFGVVHGANNHGVFAYIQSGAEYSSIVAYPSGLMTNYNWVSNKFIYRQKYMQPTSKSGSGIQVAQKNRNKFDAQITYYFLTGNDANYVGMSKLYRKILIDKGVLNKKKDNNSDIPIHIETIAADIKKGFIFDSVIPITTTKEMKNIVNSLNKKGIKNIDMSLLGWQSGGINGQQPSNYSFEKKIGTKEDLLELQRQLSMIGGNLFFTENFVTLNEKQINLKKEGGINLSQALIYEERDNKNLWFYRTYFMNIGLVSKYLSDRLALYKKDSIMNIALKDYGYRLYSENKRGFEITRNKAVELLTATLSKAKKTLNNIAMYKANEYVWKYTDKIFDAPMVNSQYLFETDTVPFLQLTLKGYIDYFTPYINLSFYAREDILKAIEYGAYPSFIVSGIDNFELKDTALNEIYSTKFSNWYNQIVETYNEINKALKPVKNQEIVDRNVLEQGIVKVDYKNGYSIIVNYTQKAFKYKNLIVPAKGWRLVKEGVDKQ
- a CDS encoding carbohydrate ABC transporter permease — encoded protein: MKRKKYFNNGKLTIAGRNIFWGYLFILPWIIGFLVFTVFPFVFSIYLSLNNINFNIDGIQTKFVGLQYYKYAFQVDTEFPLNFTSSIINIVLSVPLVVIFSLIISIILNKNFKARGIFRAIFFLPVIIISGPVVSELMSNNASKIVDPSRYFIYKFIATLPKSINTPFLYIFDNLVLILWFSGVQILFFLAGLQKISNDIYEAASIDGANSWVTFWKITLPIIKPFILVNAVYTIVDLASFPNNVINTSITNHMFDIDKVYSYSASLSWIYFIAVLAIIGVTFFLLREREPRRTLNR
- a CDS encoding YIP1 family protein gives rise to the protein MNKKNKLSKIIKIFSIFMLIIGLVLPLITYANNSTTQTYTLSTENEWIRTQDAYLVSGILFQSYDLNKPEDICIRNDKLYIADTGNSRIVIYDRSNGAIKTIGQGILKSPTGVFVNEKEDIYVADYGLEKVFIFDKNGIKINEFKRPESILFGKYNSFKPRKVASDKRGNIYIVSEGSFDGIIQLNRTGEFLGYFGANKVAISFIQVLQDLFFTEQQKSQLFYRIPRPYYNITIDKKGLIYTITQQEKGNSVKKHNTLGNNILYLSKSNEMADEENFVDIDVGRYGQIYTITETGLIYEYDENGSLLFSFGGRAIATERNGLITVASGIAVDENDNVFVLDKERGIVHVYYPTQYANLIHSALSLFLQGKYKESKKLWEEVLRLNSVSKVAHNGLGKAYFQEGNYELAAFHFKIAGNRKEYSEAYWELRNNFLQRNMLVIVLVLICLYLLIKIYKILLFKGVIKRKFVLRERLKKAKVIDDLLYLKNLIKHPIDSFYYIKKGEKTSIISASIIYILFIIVFALDYAFRGFIFSSDIKQKTPSYILILTTLPLTLWVFSNYLVSSINDGEGKLKHIYISTAYSLAPYILFQPFVVLLTYVLTINEQFIINFSSQIFVVWSGIIMFIATKEIHDYNIRNTIKTILLSLFWIVVIVITGSIIYMLWDQVIGFVYSIFKEVIYRVY
- a CDS encoding glycoside hydrolase family 30 beta sandwich domain-containing protein, with translation MTTTKLNYYLTSKNSNDRLTFKGSLDNKHTKNSNSTKIIVDTNKRYQEIIGFGGALTEAACYNISLLPEEKQDEIFKKYFDREHGIGYNLTRIHINSCDFSVSSYSCDDVEGDVELKHFNIDRDIKNIIPYVKKALSYNNKLHILASPWSPPAWMKTNGEMAHGGKLKEEYQKTWAEFICKFIKAYKEQGIDVWAVTVQNEPMAVQVWESCIYTAEEERDFVKNYLGPTLHENGLGDIKIYVWDHNRDLVYERAKTILSDKEAAKYVEGVAFHWYGGDHFEDLTRIKEEFPNVNLLFTEGCQEGGAKPGSWALGERYAHDIIGDLNNYTIGFIDWNIVLDMQGGPNHVGNFCDAPILVDTEAKDLFYQNAYYYLGHFSKFIEPGSVRVASNCNDDRLEIFACERNDGKRVIVILNRTEQDIDFELELDNNLFESKIPSHSIMTLISD